In Campylobacter concisus, a single window of DNA contains:
- a CDS encoding DUF1287 domain-containing protein, with amino-acid sequence MKKFLLLALFATQIFAFSASKFVNDARSQIGVTLSYDSSYEKLAYPMGDVDIEKGVCTDVVVRALRHQDMDLQRLIFEDMSRNFASYPKKWGLKKADKNIDHRRVLNIATYLKRKGFEVSDDKFLPGDIVTWVLPGNLPHIGVISDKFEGQTPFVIHNIGSGVQEENILYSYKITGHFRLK; translated from the coding sequence ATGAAGAAATTTCTACTTTTGGCTCTTTTTGCTACGCAAATTTTTGCCTTTTCGGCGAGCAAATTTGTAAATGACGCTAGGTCGCAGATAGGCGTGACGCTAAGTTACGATTCAAGCTACGAAAAGTTAGCCTATCCTATGGGCGATGTGGATATCGAAAAGGGCGTTTGCACAGATGTTGTGGTAAGGGCTTTGCGGCATCAAGATATGGATCTGCAAAGGCTCATTTTTGAAGATATGAGTAGAAATTTTGCAAGCTATCCTAAAAAATGGGGACTTAAAAAGGCTGATAAAAACATCGATCACAGGCGTGTTTTAAACATCGCTACCTATCTAAAAAGAAAAGGTTTTGAGGTGAGTGATGATAAATTTTTACCAGGGGATATCGTCACATGGGTGCTGCCAGGAAATTTACCTCACATCGGTGTGATCTCAGATAAATTTGAAGGCCAAACACCGTTTGTCATCCACAATATCGGCTCTGGCGTGCAAGAAGAAAACATACTTTATAGCTACAAGATCACGGGGCATTTTAGGCTAAAGTAG